A window of Candidatus Thermoplasmatota archaeon genomic DNA:
AGTCAACGGCGCGGCCCGCCAGGTCCTGGGATGGCACATCTGGCAGGCGGGTGCGCACAAGAGCGAGGACATGTCCCGCCTGGACATCACGCACTATCAGAACCTGACACAGGAGGAGTTCGAGAGGATCGAGAGGATGGCGAACCAGGCCGTGCTCGACGACCTCAGGGTCACGGCGAAGTCCTTGGACAGGGACGCGGCCGAGAGGAAGCACGGGTTCAGGCTCTACCAGGGAGGATGCGTTCCCGGCGGGAAGATAAGGGTTGTCGATGTCGCCGGGTTCGACGTCGAGGCCTGCGGCGGGCTTCACTGCACGCGCACGAGCGAGGTCGGGTTCATCAAGCTGATCAGGACGAGACGGATCCAGGACGGCGTCCTCCGTCTGGAGTTCGCGGCGGGAAGGGCGGCAGTGGACTTCGCGATGGGACAGGCGAAGACGATACGGGAGACGAGCGGAATGCTCAACGTCCCGCCAGAGAACCTCAAGAAGGGCGTCAGAAGGCTCCTGAAGGAATGGAAGGCCGCCCGGAAGGAGCTGGACGGTCTGAGGGACGCGCGCGCTGCGGGCGACCTGGAGGCCCTCCTGGAGAAGAGCGAGAAGATCGGCGGTGTGCAGGTGGTCACGCACATAACGAAGGGTGGGCCCAAGGAGCTGATGGCCCTGGCGAAACAACTGATATCCAAGAGGAACGTCGTTGCGGTCCTCGGGGCCAGGAACGGGAAGGCAAGCATCCTGATAGCCCGGAGCCCGGACGTCGAGTTGGATTGCGGTCCCGTTGCGAGAGACGTCAGCCGGTTGATAGGCGGGAGCGGCGGGGGCAAGCCAGACTTCGCCCAAGGCGGCGGGCCGAAACCCGAGCAGGTGGAGGAGGCCGTCGAGGCCGCGAGAAAGAATGTGAAGGCAGAGTTGGCCGGTGGAAAGGGCTGAGCATATCGCACCCAAGAGATCGAATCAAGGTAGTTCTTTTCGGGGTCAGCCACTGATTGCCAAAGCTTATTAAACTTTCCCGTTTTACTTCATTCAGATGGATGAAATCTCGGTCGAGATAGAGAACGTGAGAGGGATCGTAGCGAAACATTTCCCCGTCTACGAGACAAGGGTCGGTCCCCAAGTCGTCTCCTTTCTCTGCGAGGTGAACGCCAAGACACTGCACGCCTCCTTCGACGCCCTGAGGGTGGAGATGCTACAGGCGGGTTACATCCCCCTTCTGAGGCAGGAGGCGGGGGAGTACATCATCCACGTGCAGAGGAAGCCCGTTGCTCGGTTCAGGGGAACGCAGGTCAACGCCGCGTTGCTCGTCGTAACAATCCTGACGACTATCTTTGCGGGCATGTTGCACTGGGCATCCTACGACGACGTTAACTGGTTCGGCGCGGAAGCGATCCTCTACGGCACGCTATTCTTCGCCTTCCCCCTTCTGCTGATCCTCGGGACCCACGAGATGGGACACTATCTCATGGCGCGGAAGCACAAGGTGGCTGCCTCTCTACCCTTCTTCATCCCCTCGATTCCCCCGCTCGGGACGTTCGGGGCGGTCATCAGCATGCGGGAGCCGATCCCGGACAAGCGGGCGCTCCTGGACATCGGTCTTGCGGGACCGTTGGCCGGGCTAGCGGTAACGATACCTCTGGCGATACTGGGTCTCTGGCTGACGGACCTGGGGGCCAAGACGGTCTCGGTCGCCGAGCAGGGAGGCGCCATACTGATAAGCTTCCCCCTACTCTACGAGGTCCTGGGCCTGTTCTTCCCCATCGAGTCGGGAGTTGCCCTTCACCCGCTGGCCTTTGCGAGCTGGGTGGGCTTCTTCGTCACGGCGCTGAACCTGCTTCCGGCGGGACAGTTCGACGGCGGTCACATCGCGAGGGCGCTCCTCGGCGAGAAGGCCCGCTACGTGAGCTATGTGGTCGTGGCCATTCTGTTCATGTTCAGCTTCTTCTACGTTGGATGGGCGATCATCGCGATCATTATGGTGTTCATCGGGCTCAGGCATCCGCCTCCGTTGAACGACTTCACCCCGTTGGACATCAAGAGGAAGCTCGTGGGCGGGTTCACCGTGCTCGTCTTCCTCATGACGTTCGTCCTCGTGCCGATGCAGGAGATCCCCGCCGAATACGACTTCGAGTTCCGCGATTTCGTGGACCAGACCCAAGAGATCGTTCGCGTGGACGTCAACATGAGCGAGCTGCCGTGCAGCGCCGTCCCAACGGGAACGAACTGCACGTATGAGTTCATCATCAACAACACGGGCAACAAGCACCTCGACCTGACGCTGAACGCGACCGTCACCTGGAGCGGGATGTCGGCCTGGATCGCTCTTCCGGACTTCCCCGGGATAGCTGTCAACTCAACGGTGAGCTTCACGCTCAACGCCACGACGAACACGACCGTCTCTCTCATCCTGTTCTTCCCGAGCGTTCCCGTCCCCCATGGGAACTACAAGACAGAGGTCACTGTGACGATTGAGGGCGCGCCCGTGCAGATCGAGAAGCCCTTGGCGGTCTGGGTGGACACCGACGCCTAGTTCCTGAAGAGACAGAAATGCCTCGTGAGGGACCTGTGCACGCGCAGGGGATGCGAGGCCTCGAGGTCCATATGCTCCTTTCCGAGAGCTATCAGCTCCTCCTTCGGGACTATGATGGACAGGCTCCTGCCCTTTGCGAGGATGTCGGAGAAGACCTCGAACGACCTCGAGTAGAGTCTGGAGATATCCCCTCCCAACGTCGTGGAGCGCCCATATGGGGGGTCCGTCGCGATGGCGTCCACGCGCTGCACGTGCTCACGGAGCTCTCTCACATCCGCCTGGAAGAGGCTCGCCTTGACGTCGAACCTCGCCAGGTTGACCTTGCAGCCATCGACCATGTCCTCCCTCAGATCGCTTCCGACAGGGACGGCTCCCACGAGACCAGCCTCGATGAGGACCCCTCCCGTGCCGCAGAACGGGTCCAGGAGTGTCTCTCCCCTCCCCACACCGGTCATGTTGACAAGGAGACGGGCGAACTTGGGATGCAGGGAGATCGGATAGAAGAAGGGCCGCAGGGCCACCTTTCGCTTCTCGAAGGACCTTCTGTCGACCTCATGCCTCTGGACCGTGAGGTAGCTCTCCTCTCCCAGTATGATGCGCACGAGCCTTGACGGGTCGACGAGGTCTATGGGATGCGATCTCGCCAGGATGTCCCCGAAGCGCCTCTCGACCTCGGAACAGCGCTCCTCCCTCGACCTCGAGACCTTCCTGCACCGGACAGCGACGCTGCCGCCGAGCTCGAGACCGCCGGCCACGTCCCCCAACGAATCGAGACTTCCCGATGCCAAGACCTCGCAGACCCTGTGGCAGAGCGCGATTCTCTCTCCGACCTCCGAAGGGTCCGCTTGCGTCTCCACGACCGCGAGGGAAAAGTCCCTCGTAACGCTCGGAGCACCGCCACCAAGCGCTTCCACGACCGACCTGAGCTCGAGGAGGGGCAGGTCAGGATGCTCTCCAGAGAGCTCGAAGAGAAGCTTCACAGGGTCAAATCCCCCTCCTGGCATTTTACCCTATCGCTCATGCGTCCTCTTTATTACCGAACATCACGTTTGCCGCCCGTGCTCAGGATCAGGGAGTTCAGCCCGACGGACGTCAGGAGAGTCAGGAGCATCTCGCAGAAGGCACTGCGCGAAAGGTACTCCCGTGACTTCTTCCTCAGGATCTACGAATGGTGGAGGGGAGGCTTCATCGTGGCCGAGATGTCAGGCGTGCTGGTCGGCGTGCTCGCGGCAACCCGGACCACGCCCACGGCCGCCCGGATCCTGATACTGGTCGTTCGTAAGGACATCCGCTCCCGCGGGATAGGGACAGCGCTCCTGAACCACTTCCTCAGCAGGATCGCGAACGAAGCGTTCACGAGGGTCGATCTCGAGGTGAGAAAGTCAAACCTCCGGGCGCGGGGGTTCTACAAGAGGTTCGGGTTCGTGGCGATCGACGTGATCCCAGGTTTCTACACGGATGGAGAGGACGCGGTCAAGATGACCAGGGTGTTCTGACACCATCCGCGAGCCTACTGGTAGCCTCTCTTGTCGTCCTGCACGTGGTAGTTCCAGAAGTGGTACGGTGAGGACTCCTTCTGCGAATCACTCGACTCGGACGCGACGCCAGAATAGAAGGAGCCGTACCTTTCCTTGATCTGCTCCTCGATCGTGCGCGCCCGCTTGATTGCCCTCTTTATGTGATCTTCCTCGATGAGCTCTGCACCCTCGGCCTGGGCAATGTCCCCGGCGGACCTGATGAGCCCGCCCATCTCCCTGAGCCTGAGGGTAAGCGATTTCTCCTTGCTCTCCGTCTCCTTGGCCCTCTTCCTGGCCTGAGCGATGATGGCGCGGAGCCCCGGGTTGGACAGGTGCGGTATCCGCTTGTCCATGGCTATCTCCTGAGCGGCGAACTGTGCCAGCTTCGCCCTGTTCCTGCTGTTGTCGGGCATGGTCGTCCCCACGAGGACCTCGTATCCCGAGCCCGAGATTCTCGACCGCAGCGGGGAGAGTATGTGCTGCAGGTCCTGGATGTTGCACGCGCCCACGAAGATGAAGTTGCACGGAACGTTGTCCACGCGAACGCTGGCTCCAGCGCTCTGGGGATTCCTGCCGCTGATGGGGAACCTCTTCTCCTGCATCGCCGTCAGTATGTACCTCTGCAGGGGGCCAAGCTGCGGGAGCTCGTCTATGAAGAGGACGCCTTGATGGGCCTCGTGGATCGACCCGGGCACCACTCTCTCGTAGGGCTGTGTCCCAAGCTGCGGGTGCCCTCCGTACGGGTCGTGCTTCACGTCCCCGAGGAGCTCGGTCTCGCTTGCCCCGGTCGCCAGGACGAACGGGTTCCTCTTCAGCCGGACGAGGGCCTTTCTCGGGCTTATCTTCTCGATCTCCCGCCTCTTCTCCAGAGCCTTCTGGTCAAGGACCTTGATCATCTCGCCAGCGCGCTCGAACACGACCACCTCTTCCTTTCCGAATCTCTGGCGGGTCGTCGTGACCCTGTCCCTGCCGCCCAACTGGCCTATGGTGACCTCGACGATACCGCCAAGAAGGTCACCGAACGGGTTGCCAGTACCCTGACCGGATGTGGTCTTGGGTCTCGAGCACTTCGGGCACATCCTCTCGCTCTGGGAGCTGTATATGCCGCAGTTGACGCACTTGTACCCCAGACGCTCAGCCACGTTGATGGGAGCCTCCTTCGGGTCTATCATCTCGCCCTCTGCGCCCTTCATCTCCCTTTCCTCTTTCACGACGTCGGGCCCCTCCTTGATCTCGACCAGAGGGCGTTCTGGATTCTCCGGGTTGTGAACGATCCTTATCTCGTTCGTCGGACGGGGGAGATGCAGCGAAAGGGCCTGGGCGATCATGGACTTGCCGGTCCCAGGCGGGCCCGCGAGGAGGAGGTGTCTCCTCTGCTCGGCGGCTATCTTGGCAAGATCGACCGCTTCCTCCTGCCCCACGACCCTGGCAAGAGGGTCGGATGGGATGATGACGTCGGAAGTTGCCTCCAGCTCGTCAAGGGAGAAGCCCTTTTCGGCATCAAGGAACGGTTCTTTCGCTATCCAAGCACCTCTCTAGGCCTCGAAGTCCTTCCTGGTCCATATCTCTATCGCTGTGGGCTGCTTCGTCACGTTTCCCAGCTTCGATCCGACGACGGAGTCAATCCCCCTGTCGGCGGCTATATCCAGTATCCTCTGCGTGATGATGCCATCGAAGACGACAGCAGACAGCGACCCGTCGCTCGACTTGAGCGAGTCGACGAGGTCCCTCACCGGAATCTCGTTCTTTATACGATTGTCGTCGTCCAGCAGTCTCGCCTTCGAGGAACCTGACAGCGCGATGAGCATATCCCTGAACTTCTCCAGCTTCGGAGTGAGCCTCTTCTCGGGCTCGGACGCGGGGGCAACCTTCTGACGGGTGACCTTGGCGGGAGCCCGGGTGCGTGTCTTCTTGTCGATGCCCGTCAGCCCGTACATCTCAATGTACTGTTCCGCAGGGATCTTGTTCCTCAGCCCCTTCGTAATCTGCTTCTGGGTCAGCTCTTCGACCTCTCTTCCCCTTGGCGCTCTGGCTATGAAGTCAACCTCTGCGACCTGAAGGAGCTCTCTCAGGATGAGTTCGCCGCCTCTGTCGCCGTCGACAAAGGCCGTGAGGACCCGCTCCTTGGAGAGATCCTGGATAGTCTTGGGTATGTTCGTCCCCTCTGCGGCGATGGCGTTCTTGACACCGCTCTTGAGGAGATTGAGCACGTCGGACCTGCCCTCGACCACTATGATGGCGTCCGAGTCCGGAAGGTTGGGTCCAGCCGCAAGCCTCTCCTGTCCATAGGTTATCACTTCCTCCACCTGCACGGCGGACCTCACGCTCTTGGTGAGGTCGAGACCGGTGGACTTGGACTCCTCGACCAGCTTGGTGAGGATTTCCTTCGCCCTCTCCACGATCTTCTGCCTCTTCGTCAGTCGGACGTCTGTGACGCTCTGGACGGCTATTCTGGCCTTGCAGGGGCCGACCCTATCGATGGTCTCCAGCGATGACGCCAGTATGGCGGTCTCCACTTGATCTAGGCTGGACGGAATGGAAACAGTTCCTTCCGATTTCCCCCGCTTTGATGAAACTTCAACCTCAATCCTGCCGATTCTTCCGCCCTTCTGCAAGTCCCGCAGATCGAGCTCATCACCAAGAAGGCCCTCAGTCTGGCCAAAGATCGCACCGACGACGTCAGGCTTCTCCACTATTCCATCCGCTTCCATTTTTGCCTGTATTAGGTATTTTGTTGTTGTCGGGTCTAAGTTCATTCTTACACCTTCTGAGAAAGACGACATCAGAGAAATCGCTGTCCGAATCACTTACTCCACTTTCGTGTCCAGACCTTGAATGCTGAATGAATAGATGATTGTGAACTTGACTAATCCAATGTCGGTTCTCGTTATCTAAGTGGGAATGGTTCTATATAATCATTTCGTCCCGATTGACCTTCTGAGGGATTGCCAGGCAGTTTCGACAGCAGTTTCGGCAGACCCTCGACATCCTTGACCTCCTTCCTCACGAGGAACGCTATCTGCTTCCTGAGCTCGTCGTCGTACGAGATCCCGTTCGCTGTGAGCCCCTCGCGGAGCGCTCTTGCGAGCCTGCCTCCCCTCCTATCCCAGTCCGTCAGAATGATGACCCGGTCATGCTCGCCTCTCAGGCGTTCACAGAAGTTGAAGATGGAGCTCCCGCTGTCGAGCCTGAGGACGGTCCCGGAGAGCCCCATCTCCCTCAGTGCCCTCTCGTCCTTCCTGCCCTCGACTATTGCGGGGTATCTGATGCTCTCTTCCTTCAGCCGCGCAATCACTATG
This region includes:
- a CDS encoding site-2 protease family protein; this translates as MDEISVEIENVRGIVAKHFPVYETRVGPQVVSFLCEVNAKTLHASFDALRVEMLQAGYIPLLRQEAGEYIIHVQRKPVARFRGTQVNAALLVVTILTTIFAGMLHWASYDDVNWFGAEAILYGTLFFAFPLLLILGTHEMGHYLMARKHKVAASLPFFIPSIPPLGTFGAVISMREPIPDKRALLDIGLAGPLAGLAVTIPLAILGLWLTDLGAKTVSVAEQGGAILISFPLLYEVLGLFFPIESGVALHPLAFASWVGFFVTALNLLPAGQFDGGHIARALLGEKARYVSYVVVAILFMFSFFYVGWAIIAIIMVFIGLRHPPPLNDFTPLDIKRKLVGGFTVLVFLMTFVLVPMQEIPAEYDFEFRDFVDQTQEIVRVDVNMSELPCSAVPTGTNCTYEFIINNTGNKHLDLTLNATVTWSGMSAWIALPDFPGIAVNSTVSFTLNATTNTTVSLILFFPSVPVPHGNYKTEVTVTIEGAPVQIEKPLAVWVDTDA
- a CDS encoding RsmD family RNA methyltransferase, producing the protein MKLLFELSGEHPDLPLLELRSVVEALGGGAPSVTRDFSLAVVETQADPSEVGERIALCHRVCEVLASGSLDSLGDVAGGLELGGSVAVRCRKVSRSREERCSEVERRFGDILARSHPIDLVDPSRLVRIILGEESYLTVQRHEVDRRSFEKRKVALRPFFYPISLHPKFARLLVNMTGVGRGETLLDPFCGTGGVLIEAGLVGAVPVGSDLREDMVDGCKVNLARFDVKASLFQADVRELREHVQRVDAIATDPPYGRSTTLGGDISRLYSRSFEVFSDILAKGRSLSIIVPKEELIALGKEHMDLEASHPLRVHRSLTRHFCLFRN
- a CDS encoding GNAT family N-acetyltransferase, with amino-acid sequence MLRIREFSPTDVRRVRSISQKALRERYSRDFFLRIYEWWRGGFIVAEMSGVLVGVLAATRTTPTAARILILVVRKDIRSRGIGTALLNHFLSRIANEAFTRVDLEVRKSNLRARGFYKRFGFVAIDVIPGFYTDGEDAVKMTRVF
- a CDS encoding ATP-binding protein, encoding MAKEPFLDAEKGFSLDELEATSDVIIPSDPLARVVGQEEAVDLAKIAAEQRRHLLLAGPPGTGKSMIAQALSLHLPRPTNEIRIVHNPENPERPLVEIKEGPDVVKEEREMKGAEGEMIDPKEAPINVAERLGYKCVNCGIYSSQSERMCPKCSRPKTTSGQGTGNPFGDLLGGIVEVTIGQLGGRDRVTTTRQRFGKEEVVVFERAGEMIKVLDQKALEKRREIEKISPRKALVRLKRNPFVLATGASETELLGDVKHDPYGGHPQLGTQPYERVVPGSIHEAHQGVLFIDELPQLGPLQRYILTAMQEKRFPISGRNPQSAGASVRVDNVPCNFIFVGACNIQDLQHILSPLRSRISGSGYEVLVGTTMPDNSRNRAKLAQFAAQEIAMDKRIPHLSNPGLRAIIAQARKRAKETESKEKSLTLRLREMGGLIRSAGDIAQAEGAELIEEDHIKRAIKRARTIEEQIKERYGSFYSGVASESSDSQKESSPYHFWNYHVQDDKRGYQ
- a CDS encoding DNA primase, with the protein product MNLDPTTTKYLIQAKMEADGIVEKPDVVGAIFGQTEGLLGDELDLRDLQKGGRIGRIEVEVSSKRGKSEGTVSIPSSLDQVETAILASSLETIDRVGPCKARIAVQSVTDVRLTKRQKIVERAKEILTKLVEESKSTGLDLTKSVRSAVQVEEVITYGQERLAAGPNLPDSDAIIVVEGRSDVLNLLKSGVKNAIAAEGTNIPKTIQDLSKERVLTAFVDGDRGGELILRELLQVAEVDFIARAPRGREVEELTQKQITKGLRNKIPAEQYIEMYGLTGIDKKTRTRAPAKVTRQKVAPASEPEKRLTPKLEKFRDMLIALSGSSKARLLDDDNRIKNEIPVRDLVDSLKSSDGSLSAVVFDGIITQRILDIAADRGIDSVVGSKLGNVTKQPTAIEIWTRKDFEA